A single Verrucomicrobiota bacterium DNA region contains:
- a CDS encoding 2-oxo acid dehydrogenase subunit E2 has protein sequence MPTAPITMPQLGESIAEATVLRFLVESGAEVVAGQELIEVETSKATMTVTSPARGRLIGFTAAPGQSFPVGSQLGTLEVAEDFVAPLGSRPASPLPHADAHDLARTQVEPTVRGLPVPAHAGGASYLSPRMRARMEELGLHAADMAGIAGSGANGRVTIEDFEAFIRNIGQFRSSPASSMRVAVADAMRRSWTRPLATVGLPFRIDPLLKHRQGRQPKPGPALYALRALALALAENSGVAGRLVGHTLVHPGAIDIGFAVEAEDGVLVPVLRGVDKRSLAECVVPYQTLLEQARERRLPAECTGGSIATITNFGTFGLTWATPIPLPEQTLVLGLGAGRKVPSWCEQTQAFVPITEAELTLSFDHRVLDGGAAGRLLGRVAEWLGKPEEL, from the coding sequence ATGCCCACCGCCCCCATCACGATGCCTCAACTGGGCGAATCCATCGCCGAAGCGACCGTGCTCCGTTTTCTGGTGGAGTCTGGCGCCGAGGTGGTCGCGGGCCAGGAATTGATCGAGGTGGAGACCAGCAAAGCAACCATGACCGTCACTTCACCTGCCCGCGGGCGATTGATCGGCTTCACCGCTGCTCCCGGGCAGAGTTTTCCAGTGGGATCCCAACTGGGCACGCTCGAGGTGGCGGAAGACTTTGTGGCTCCGTTGGGTTCCCGACCGGCGTCACCACTGCCCCATGCGGATGCCCACGATCTTGCTCGCACCCAGGTCGAACCGACCGTGCGCGGACTGCCGGTGCCCGCGCATGCGGGGGGAGCGAGTTATCTGTCGCCAAGGATGAGGGCGCGGATGGAAGAGCTAGGACTTCACGCGGCGGACATGGCGGGCATTGCAGGGAGCGGTGCCAATGGGCGGGTGACGATTGAGGATTTCGAAGCTTTTATCAGGAATATCGGCCAATTCCGTAGCTCGCCCGCTTCCAGCATGAGGGTTGCAGTGGCTGATGCCATGCGCCGAAGTTGGACCCGGCCGTTGGCCACCGTTGGACTGCCGTTCCGCATCGATCCGTTGCTCAAGCATCGCCAAGGCAGGCAGCCCAAGCCGGGTCCTGCTTTGTATGCTTTACGGGCCCTGGCCCTGGCCCTGGCGGAGAATAGCGGGGTGGCGGGCAGACTTGTTGGCCACACTCTGGTCCATCCCGGTGCGATTGACATTGGATTCGCGGTGGAGGCGGAAGACGGGGTGTTGGTGCCGGTATTGCGTGGAGTCGATAAGCGGTCCCTGGCCGAATGCGTGGTTCCCTATCAAACCCTGCTTGAGCAGGCCCGGGAGAGACGATTACCTGCCGAGTGCACGGGCGGCTCGATTGCGACGATCACGAACTTTGGCACCTTCGGCCTGACGTGGGCGACTCCCATTCCGTTGCCGGAGCAGACCTTGGTCCTGGGGTTGGGAGCGGGGCGAAAAGTCCCGTCGTGGTGCGAGCAAACCCAAGCCTTCGTGCCGATCACGGAAGCGGAGTTAACCCTCAGTTTCGATCATCGGGTGCTGGATGGAGGCGCCGCGGGTCGATTGTTGGGTCGAGTCGCGGAATGGCTGGGCAAACCTGAGGAATTATAA
- a CDS encoding alpha-ketoacid dehydrogenase subunit beta — MSLTYLDAIREAQRKALATDPRVYIYGQDVGEFGGAFKATRHLIKEFPGRVLDSPISEDAMVGSAIGAAIEGQRPIVEMQFADFSTVGLNQIVNQAATLHWRTQVPCPVTFRLPCGGTAGSGPFHSQMLEALYAHFPGLIVMTPATVEDAYSMLLEAVAIEDPVVFCEHKFLYYHLKADALPAAALPSGKARIARPGRDVTVVAYSAMVHEALAAAAALAREGWEAEVVDLRTVKPLDTDTMIASVARTGRLLAVGEAWPWGGVTAEVVARVASEAFELLDAPPQRLNAKDTPVPFHPDLWTAHRPTAESIAAAARRLLQL, encoded by the coding sequence ATGAGCCTGACCTACCTGGACGCGATTCGGGAAGCGCAACGAAAGGCCCTGGCCACGGACCCGCGCGTTTATATCTATGGCCAGGATGTGGGAGAGTTTGGCGGCGCCTTCAAAGCGACGCGCCATCTGATCAAGGAGTTTCCGGGGCGCGTTTTGGACTCCCCGATCAGCGAAGACGCCATGGTGGGTTCCGCCATTGGCGCGGCGATTGAGGGACAGCGTCCGATCGTGGAGATGCAATTTGCGGATTTTTCGACGGTCGGGTTGAATCAGATCGTCAATCAAGCGGCCACCCTGCACTGGCGCACCCAGGTGCCTTGCCCGGTCACGTTCCGTTTGCCGTGCGGGGGAACCGCGGGAAGCGGGCCGTTTCACAGCCAGATGTTGGAGGCCCTTTACGCGCATTTCCCCGGGTTAATCGTGATGACTCCCGCCACCGTGGAGGATGCCTACAGCATGCTGCTTGAGGCGGTGGCCATTGAAGATCCCGTGGTTTTCTGCGAGCACAAGTTCCTGTATTATCATCTCAAAGCGGATGCTTTGCCGGCGGCGGCGCTGCCCTCGGGGAAAGCCAGAATCGCAAGACCGGGACGGGATGTGACGGTCGTGGCGTATAGCGCGATGGTTCACGAGGCCTTGGCTGCCGCCGCTGCACTTGCCCGGGAAGGTTGGGAAGCCGAAGTGGTTGATTTGAGAACCGTGAAGCCCCTGGATACCGATACCATGATCGCCTCCGTGGCCCGAACAGGCCGGCTCTTGGCTGTGGGCGAGGCCTGGCCGTGGGGGGGCGTGACCGCGGAAGTCGTGGCTCGGGTGGCCAGCGAGGCTTTCGAGCTCCTGGATGCTCCACCCCAGCGGTTGAATGCCAAAGATACCCCGGTGCCTTTTCATCCCGACTTGTGGACGGCGCATCGACCCACCGCGGAATCTATTGCCGCCGCCGCCCGCCGGCTTCTTCAACTTTAG
- a CDS encoding thiamine pyrophosphate-dependent dehydrogenase E1 component subunit alpha gives MLLARVLDGRMASLYRAGKIYGGVFLGKGQEALSASLGLSLRKGDVFGPLIRDLAGRLAFGEPVLDVVRTHLGSALGPMQGRDGNVHRGRPREGLLAMISHLGAMISVVNGALMARRMKGDRMAVGAASVGEGATSTGSFHEAINQAAVEKLPLVLVVANNQYAYSTPTSRQFACADLLERASGYGVQGTTVDGTDLSDCLKGVGHAVEEARRGRGPQMVIARLLRLCGHGEHDDAGYIEEPLKASPLGRDCLQVAQDFLARQGWAFEHEIRNWRREAEAQVEKAVEEASREPGPDPYREDWCALASKHLSQVYLQPLG, from the coding sequence ATGCTGCTGGCCCGTGTGCTGGACGGGCGCATGGCCAGTTTGTATCGGGCGGGCAAGATCTACGGAGGCGTTTTTCTTGGCAAAGGGCAGGAAGCCTTGAGCGCTTCCTTGGGGCTATCCCTGCGGAAGGGCGATGTCTTCGGCCCTTTGATCCGCGATTTAGCCGGGCGGTTGGCGTTTGGCGAACCGGTGTTGGATGTGGTGCGGACGCATCTCGGTTCCGCCCTGGGTCCGATGCAGGGTCGGGATGGGAACGTTCATCGGGGCCGGCCGCGAGAAGGCCTGCTGGCCATGATCAGCCATCTGGGAGCGATGATTTCCGTGGTCAATGGAGCGCTCATGGCCCGGCGCATGAAGGGGGATCGAATGGCGGTTGGCGCGGCGAGCGTGGGGGAGGGAGCCACTTCGACCGGTTCTTTTCACGAGGCCATCAACCAGGCCGCGGTGGAGAAGCTTCCTTTGGTGCTGGTTGTGGCCAACAACCAATATGCTTATTCAACGCCTACGTCCCGCCAGTTTGCTTGTGCCGACTTGCTTGAACGTGCGAGCGGCTATGGTGTTCAGGGCACCACCGTCGATGGCACCGATTTGAGTGATTGCTTGAAAGGGGTGGGCCACGCGGTGGAGGAGGCTCGCCGGGGCCGAGGGCCCCAGATGGTGATCGCCCGGCTCTTGCGCCTGTGCGGCCATGGGGAGCACGACGACGCCGGTTACATCGAGGAACCCTTGAAGGCGAGCCCGCTCGGGCGCGATTGCTTGCAAGTGGCCCAGGATTTCCTGGCCCGCCAGGGCTGGGCGTTCGAGCATGAAATACGGAATTGGAGGCGGGAAGCCGAGGCGCAAGTGGAGAAGGCGGTGGAGGAGGCCAGCCGCGAGCCTGGACCCGACCCCTACCGTGAAGATTGGTGCGCCCTGGCTTCAAAACATCTTTCTCAGGTTTACTTGCAACCTCTGGGATGA
- a CDS encoding DNA-directed RNA polymerase subunit omega produces the protein MKAELCRQALEKVGNPNILINLISRRVRQLTGASGSNTRPLITETAGLGAADIALVELVDAKMSWEAIVEPEGKETPAKRRRRS, from the coding sequence GTGAAAGCTGAACTTTGCCGACAAGCCCTTGAGAAAGTGGGCAATCCCAACATTCTCATCAATTTAATCTCGCGCCGCGTGCGCCAGTTGACCGGAGCTTCGGGCTCCAACACCCGGCCATTGATCACGGAAACCGCCGGCCTGGGCGCCGCGGATATCGCCCTGGTCGAGCTGGTTGACGCGAAGATGAGCTGGGAAGCGATCGTCGAGCCCGAAGGCAAGGAAACCCCGGCCAAGCGTCGCCGGCGTTCCTAA
- the smpB gene encoding SsrA-binding protein SmpB: MAEILTNSKARRDYHILETYEAGIVLHGTEVKSLRAGRGQIADAFARVEKDEVWLHHAHIDEYDFGNQQNHKPKAPRKLLLHHSEIRKLADAAQVKGNALVPLAFYWKNGRVKVQLAVGQGKASFDKREDLKRKDAEREMKRATQSALKGRSPRGA; this comes from the coding sequence ATGGCCGAGATTCTGACCAACTCCAAGGCCCGGCGCGACTATCACATCCTCGAAACTTACGAGGCCGGGATCGTGCTCCACGGCACCGAAGTCAAATCCCTCCGGGCCGGGCGAGGCCAGATCGCGGACGCGTTTGCCCGAGTGGAAAAGGACGAGGTTTGGCTGCATCACGCGCACATTGACGAATACGATTTTGGCAACCAACAAAACCACAAGCCGAAGGCGCCTCGCAAACTCCTCCTCCATCATTCCGAGATCCGCAAACTGGCGGATGCCGCCCAGGTGAAGGGCAACGCCCTGGTGCCTCTGGCCTTTTATTGGAAGAACGGACGCGTCAAGGTCCAACTCGCGGTCGGACAAGGCAAGGCCTCCTTCGACAAGCGCGAGGACTTGAAACGCAAAGACGCAGAAAGAGAAATGAAACGCGCGACGCAGTCAGCTTTGAAGGGACGTTCCCCGCGCGGCGCCTGA
- a CDS encoding DUF4197 domain-containing protein, whose protein sequence is MHVPSLLRLSCVLVLGLCLAVETGAASFLERLGVKRGAQAVSLAELTEEQAVSGLREALARGAQHAVTHLGRPDGFLKDALVRIPVPERLQTVERGLRLAGTRSHGGRISDDDESCRGTSCS, encoded by the coding sequence ATGCATGTTCCTTCCTTGCTCCGCTTGTCCTGCGTCCTGGTCTTGGGATTGTGCCTGGCCGTGGAAACCGGCGCGGCCTCCTTCCTTGAACGATTGGGCGTCAAACGAGGAGCCCAGGCCGTCTCCCTTGCCGAACTTACCGAGGAACAAGCCGTCTCGGGATTACGCGAAGCTCTCGCTCGCGGGGCCCAGCACGCGGTCACTCATCTGGGTCGTCCGGACGGTTTTCTCAAGGACGCGTTGGTGCGCATTCCCGTGCCCGAGCGTCTGCAAACGGTCGAGCGAGGATTGCGGCTGGCGGGGACAAGGAGCCATGGTGGACGAATTTCTGACGACGATGAATCGTGCCGCGGAACAAGCTGTTCCTGA
- a CDS encoding DUF4197 domain-containing protein — MVDEFLTTMNRAAEQAVPEAAAVLADAVRQLTLSEAKAILRGTNSAATDYFRRSSETNLHARFLPLVKKATESAGVTGAYKQLIGRAGIAGGATRGGLTAGLFRQDDLDLDAYVTRKATDGLFVKIAEEEKRLRENPASRSTDLLRKVFGAVP; from the coding sequence ATGGTGGACGAATTTCTGACGACGATGAATCGTGCCGCGGAACAAGCTGTTCCTGAGGCGGCGGCGGTGCTCGCCGATGCGGTGCGTCAACTCACGCTCTCGGAAGCCAAGGCGATTCTCCGAGGCACGAACTCAGCCGCCACGGACTATTTTCGCCGATCCTCCGAGACCAACCTGCACGCTCGTTTTCTTCCCCTGGTGAAGAAGGCCACGGAATCCGCGGGGGTGACAGGCGCCTACAAGCAATTGATCGGGCGCGCGGGAATCGCTGGAGGCGCGACCCGGGGCGGATTGACCGCGGGACTGTTCCGTCAGGACGACCTGGATCTCGATGCCTACGTCACCCGCAAGGCCACGGACGGGCTTTTCGTCAAAATCGCCGAAGAGGAAAAGAGACTGCGAGAGAATCCGGCATCCAGATCGACGGACTTGCTCCGCAAAGTTTTTGGAGCCGTGCCCTGA
- a CDS encoding HU family DNA-binding protein, with the protein MAKQLTKSQIAATIADKAEISKKQASTVLQTLSELAYKNAKNSFVIPGIGKVVLANRPAREMIMRFGPKAGQKIKVPAKRVLKFRFAKAAKDAILGSK; encoded by the coding sequence ATGGCAAAACAACTCACCAAATCTCAAATCGCGGCGACCATCGCCGACAAGGCTGAAATCTCCAAAAAACAGGCGTCCACGGTCCTGCAGACTCTTTCCGAGTTGGCCTACAAGAACGCCAAGAACAGCTTTGTGATCCCGGGCATTGGCAAAGTGGTGCTCGCGAACCGTCCCGCCCGCGAAATGATCATGCGCTTCGGGCCCAAAGCCGGCCAGAAGATCAAAGTGCCCGCGAAACGAGTCTTGAAGTTCCGTTTTGCCAAGGCCGCCAAGGACGCGATCCTCGGCAGCAAGTAA